TCTTCCTCCTGTATTTCAGGACTCGAAATCGGTTGTAGTGTTGCTATCGATGGCGTCTGTCTTACTGTAGTTAAACTTGAAGAGGGCGGTAAAATGTTTTTCGACATTATTCCCGAGACTCTTGCCTGTACGACAATAGGCGAGAAGGTAATAAATGATCGTGTAAATGTCGAACGATCTTTAAAAGTGAGCGATGAAATTGGTGGGCATAGCGTCTCTGGTCATGTTTCTGGTGTCGGAGAGATTGTGCTTATAGAGAAAAATCGGTATTATTTTCGTGTGCCAAGTTCCTTATCTGTATACCTTTTTGAAAAAGGATATATTGCTATCGATGGCATTAGTCTGACTATCGTCACTGTAGAAGAGGATGTGTGTTCGGTCGGATTGATCCCCGAAACATTATTTCGAACAACCTTAGGATATAAACGAGAAGGATCCAAAGTAAATATAGAGCCGGATATGGCGACCAAAACACAAGTGGATACGTTAAGGCGTCTCTATCTTCGATAAACAAACAAATATATGACTTATAAGTTACTCGATAGCGGTGAAGGGAAAAAGTTAGAAAGCTTTGGCCCCATAACTCTTATCCGCCCCTCTTGTACGGCAATTTGGCCGAAGACAACACCGTCTTTATGGAAAAAGGCTCATGCGGAATATGTGCGATCTGGAGAGGAGGGACAATGGCGTTGTGCAGTCTCTATTCCTGAAAGTTGGCGCATCAACCTGGACATTGTGGATTGCACGCTAAAGCTCACCTCTTTCGGTCATATAGGGATTTTTCCAGAGCATAGCGGATTTTGGCCAGAATTGCAATTGAGCATAGAACGGCATTCGGCATACCGGGTGTTAAATTTATTTGCCCATACTGGTTCCACATCGATATTTGCTGCAAAGTGCGGAGCCAAGGTTTGTCACGTAGATGCTTCGAAACCCGCGATAAAGTGGGCGCAAAAGAATGTGGAAAATAATGCTTTGCCCGAGAAAAGGATATTTTGGGTTGTTGAAGATGTGTTTTCTTTTTTGCAAAAAGAAATACGTAAAGGGAAAAAGTACGATATCATCCTACTTGATCCTCCAACCTATGCTCGTGGACCTAATGGAGAGATTTTCAAAATAGATAAGGATTTCTTTTCCTTATTAGTTTTGTGCTCAAAATTACTTTCAGATTGTTCTTCTTATGTTTTGATCACGTCGCATACTCCCGGTCATACGCCTGCTTTTTTGCAGAGTTTAGCTATGCGTGCCTTTGCTTTAGATAAACAGTTTTGGTCCTCAGGAGAAAGTTTTTGTGGCTTAGGAGATCAAGCTCTACCCTCAGGAGTGTTTGCTAAATGGAGTTTATAGGAAAAAATAACCCTAAGGTAAAAGAAGCTGTCGCGTTAAAACATAACCGCTCTCGTAAAGGCCCGGTCTTTCTTTTAGAGGGGTTTCGAGAGATTCAAAAAGCTCTAGCCTCGGGATATGAGTGTGAACGGATTTTTTGTGGAACACGTATTTCAGAAAAAGAACAAGCTTTTTTGCATACTATCCAAAAATTACCTTT
Above is a genomic segment from Chlamydia abortus containing:
- a CDS encoding riboflavin synthase; this translates as MFSGIVQELGKIFSIEPRDEGLTIGVEVSSSCISGLEIGCSVAIDGVCLTVVKLEEGGKMFFDIIPETLACTTIGEKVINDRVNVERSLKVSDEIGGHSVSGHVSGVGEIVLIEKNRYYFRVPSSLSVYLFEKGYIAIDGISLTIVTVEEDVCSVGLIPETLFRTTLGYKREGSKVNIEPDMATKTQVDTLRRLYLR
- a CDS encoding class I SAM-dependent methyltransferase; its protein translation is MTYKLLDSGEGKKLESFGPITLIRPSCTAIWPKTTPSLWKKAHAEYVRSGEEGQWRCAVSIPESWRINLDIVDCTLKLTSFGHIGIFPEHSGFWPELQLSIERHSAYRVLNLFAHTGSTSIFAAKCGAKVCHVDASKPAIKWAQKNVENNALPEKRIFWVVEDVFSFLQKEIRKGKKYDIILLDPPTYARGPNGEIFKIDKDFFSLLVLCSKLLSDCSSYVLITSHTPGHTPAFLQSLAMRAFALDKQFWSSGESFCGLGDQALPSGVFAKWSL